In Plasmodium vinckei vinckei genome assembly, chromosome: PVVCY_01, one DNA window encodes the following:
- a CDS encoding fam-a protein: protein MNKRYIKIALALLNIAGYIQNVAFGIGSSANGAKNSNSLRQKTVYQEYKDKECKDMYETFAAIDHAKEALPLLLKLAENTNSYSYYDIVKNLWDYNDKHKSSLKFINGNGARLYSKYLILFEKLNIDGNHVNSQKRYALGAGIKQTNDTFVIVCPTRTLNYIGEINHETDLKEIIKNTKSIETGIDPEEALTKLADNIAEFVIKRTEDDKIHVTYINAIYDNGNSTEYAHNKRQRDHEYTKILKLSERIISNEFDYPPRKGV from the exons ACATACAAAATGTAGCATTTGGAATCGGATCTTCTGCAAATGGTGCTAAGAACTCCAACTCCCTCCGCCAAAAAACAGt ATATCAAGAATACAAAGACAAGGAATGTAAAGACATGTATGAAACTTTTGCAGCAATAGATCATGCAAAAGAGGCGTTACCACTTTTACTAAAACTTGCTGAGAATACAAACAGTTATTCG tATTATGATATAGTAAAGAATCTCTGGGATTACAATGATAAACACAAATCGAGTctcaaatttattaatg gAAATGGTGCTCGTTTATACTCCAAATATTTAATCTTGTTTGAAAAACTTAACATAGATGGAAACCATGTAAACTCTCAAAAAAGATATGCTTTAGGTGCAGGAATTAAA CAAACAAATGACACATTCGTAATTGTTTGTCCTACAAGAACTCTAAATTATATAGGTGAAATCAATCATGAAACTGATttgaaagaaataataaaaaatacaaaatcaATCGAAACTGGAATTGATCCTGAGGAAGCATTAACCAAATTAGCTGACAACATAGCCGAATTTGTAATTAAAAGAACCGAAGATGATAAAATTCATGTTACTTATATCAACGCT ATCTATGATAATGGCAATTCTACCGAGTATGCCCACAATAAAAGACAGAGAGATCatgaatatacaaaaatccTAAAGTTATCAGAACGCATTATATCTAATGAATTCGATTATCCTCCACGTAAAGGTGTTTAA